One window from the genome of Roseisolibacter agri encodes:
- a CDS encoding S8 family peptidase, translating to MKLPPRSARVACTATALFAAACADPAGPRVDAADVEDRPAFERAAAAGDAGQPIPDEYIVVFNGDVADAPGLAQRLAASQGAEIRYTYQHALRGFAARMSAQAAGALARNPNVAYVEQDQEMYASTEQAGATWGIDRIDQRSLPLSTTYAYTATGSGVTAYIIDTGIRFSHGEFDGRATSGFDAVDGGAADDCNGHGTHVAGTVGGETYGVAKGVSLVAVRVLSCSGSGSTSGVIAGINWVTEHHTTGAAVANMSLGGGASTALDDAVRNSIADGVSYAIAAGNGNIIGIAQDACKYSPARVAEAMTIGASDRTDRKASFSNYGACVDFFAPGVSITSAWYRSDADVNTISGTSMATPHVAGVAALYLQSNGGATPAQVRDALFAGTTKGAVSSAKTTNNHLLFSGY from the coding sequence ATGAAGCTCCCGCCCCGCTCCGCTCGTGTCGCGTGCACCGCGACCGCCCTGTTCGCCGCCGCCTGCGCCGATCCCGCCGGTCCGCGCGTCGATGCCGCCGACGTCGAGGACCGCCCCGCGTTCGAGCGCGCCGCGGCCGCCGGCGACGCCGGCCAGCCGATCCCCGACGAGTACATCGTCGTCTTCAACGGCGACGTCGCCGACGCGCCGGGCCTTGCGCAGCGCCTCGCGGCGTCGCAGGGCGCCGAGATCCGCTACACGTACCAGCACGCGCTCCGCGGCTTCGCGGCGCGCATGTCGGCGCAGGCCGCGGGGGCGCTCGCGCGCAACCCGAACGTCGCGTACGTGGAGCAGGACCAGGAGATGTACGCGTCGACGGAGCAGGCCGGCGCGACGTGGGGCATCGACCGCATCGATCAGCGCAGCCTGCCGCTGAGCACCACGTACGCGTACACCGCGACCGGCAGCGGCGTCACCGCGTACATCATCGACACCGGCATCCGCTTCTCGCACGGCGAGTTCGACGGGCGCGCGACGAGCGGATTCGACGCGGTGGACGGTGGCGCCGCCGACGACTGCAACGGCCACGGGACGCACGTCGCCGGCACGGTGGGCGGCGAGACGTACGGCGTCGCGAAGGGCGTGTCACTGGTCGCGGTGCGTGTCCTCAGCTGCTCGGGCAGCGGGTCCACCTCGGGCGTGATCGCGGGCATCAACTGGGTGACCGAGCATCACACCACGGGCGCGGCCGTCGCGAACATGAGCCTCGGCGGCGGCGCCTCGACGGCGCTCGACGACGCCGTCAGGAACTCCATCGCGGACGGCGTCAGCTACGCCATCGCCGCCGGCAACGGCAACATCATCGGCATCGCGCAGGACGCGTGCAAGTACTCGCCGGCACGCGTCGCCGAGGCGATGACCATCGGCGCGTCGGACAGGACCGACAGGAAGGCGTCGTTCTCCAACTATGGCGCCTGCGTCGACTTCTTCGCGCCGGGCGTGAGCATCACATCGGCCTGGTACCGGAGCGACGCGGACGTCAACACCATCAGCGGCACGAGCATGGCCACTCCGCACGTGGCGGGGGTCGCCGCGCTGTACCTCCAGTCGAACGGCGGCGCGACGCCGGCGCAGGTGCGCGACGCGCTGTTCGCCGGCACCACCAAGGGCGCCGTGTCGAGCGCCAAGACCACGAACAACCACCTGCTGTTCTCGGGCTACTGA
- a CDS encoding enoyl-[acyl-carrier-protein] reductase, producing MLPIDLSGRRALVAGVADDNGFGFAIAKALAAAGASVCVATWPPALNIFLNLIERGKIDDSRRLADGSLMTFERIYPLDATFDTLADAPEEIRTNKRYAERGDFSIEGLATQLVADFGEKPLDIVVHSLANGPEVKKPLLEVSRHGYLAAVSASAYSMVSMVQRLGPLLRPGGSFSSLTYMASERVIPGYGGGMSSAKAALESDTRTLAFEAGRKFGARVNVISAGPYASRAASAIGIIGKMVEYCERNAALPEQLDAMDVGNTAAFLASDLARGITGTTVYVDKGYHAMGMAVDALTTVAGAD from the coding sequence GCGCTCGCCGCCGCCGGCGCCTCCGTGTGCGTGGCCACCTGGCCGCCCGCGCTCAACATCTTCCTGAACCTCATCGAGCGCGGGAAGATCGACGACTCGCGGCGCCTCGCCGACGGCTCGCTGATGACGTTCGAGCGCATCTATCCCCTCGACGCGACGTTCGACACGCTCGCCGACGCGCCCGAGGAGATCCGCACCAACAAGCGCTACGCGGAGCGCGGCGACTTCTCCATCGAGGGGCTCGCGACGCAGCTCGTCGCCGACTTCGGCGAGAAGCCACTCGACATCGTCGTGCACTCGCTGGCCAACGGCCCCGAGGTCAAGAAGCCCCTGCTCGAGGTGAGCCGGCACGGCTATCTCGCCGCCGTCAGCGCCAGCGCCTACTCGATGGTCTCCATGGTGCAGCGCCTCGGGCCACTCCTGCGGCCGGGCGGCTCGTTCTCGTCGCTGACGTACATGGCGAGCGAGCGGGTGATCCCGGGCTACGGCGGCGGCATGTCGAGCGCGAAGGCCGCGCTGGAGAGCGACACGCGCACGCTCGCCTTCGAGGCGGGCCGCAAGTTCGGCGCGCGCGTCAACGTCATCTCGGCCGGCCCGTACGCCAGCCGCGCCGCGAGCGCGATCGGCATCATCGGCAAGATGGTCGAGTACTGCGAGCGCAACGCCGCGCTCCCCGAGCAGCTGGACGCGATGGACGTCGGCAACACCGCGGCGTTCCTCGCCAGCGACCTCGCGCGCGGCATCACGGGCACCACCGTCTACGTGGACAAGGGCTACCACGCGATGGGCATGGCCGTCGACGCGCTGACGACCGTAGCGGGCGCGGACTGA